A genomic region of Desulfomonile tiedjei contains the following coding sequences:
- a CDS encoding aminotransferase class IV, translating to MKLITEGRKIISYQRDHYVDTSDLVMPFLDDVSGTIRGYRIFTACRTVRGKIFRLEDHLDRLYYSASAIFMIPPLSRDKLRELLAEVVQKNTATNPEGDLLIDVVFSGGLHGSTMKQSGAGAHLYIAVQPMEPPPPEAYEKGVPLATFPHLRLCPDVKLLNYIGAVLAHSTVVPQQGAWDVLFVDPQNRRTVLEGSTFTIFFVEPQGDIVTPPLNGRILDSITRRVVLEVCSKRNDLNLREEPLTLDQVISFPEAFLASTTRNVLPVTRVDDTVIGTGLPGPVTRRVMEAVQEYLESY from the coding sequence TTGAAGTTGATAACGGAGGGCAGGAAAATCATATCTTATCAGCGAGATCATTATGTTGACACCTCGGACTTGGTCATGCCTTTCCTGGACGACGTGAGCGGCACAATTCGCGGTTATAGGATTTTCACCGCGTGCCGGACCGTGAGAGGCAAGATCTTCAGGCTGGAGGATCATCTGGACAGGCTGTATTACTCTGCTTCAGCCATTTTCATGATTCCGCCCCTTTCCAGGGATAAGCTCCGGGAACTGTTGGCCGAGGTGGTCCAGAAAAATACGGCCACCAACCCGGAAGGGGATTTGCTTATAGACGTGGTTTTCAGCGGAGGACTTCACGGCAGCACTATGAAGCAATCGGGAGCAGGCGCTCACCTGTACATTGCGGTGCAACCGATGGAACCGCCGCCGCCGGAAGCTTACGAAAAAGGCGTGCCGCTAGCCACATTCCCGCACCTGAGATTGTGCCCGGACGTAAAGCTCCTGAACTACATAGGCGCTGTCTTGGCCCACTCTACGGTTGTCCCTCAACAAGGAGCCTGGGACGTGCTATTTGTGGACCCTCAAAATCGCCGAACAGTCCTGGAGGGATCAACATTCACCATTTTCTTTGTCGAGCCGCAAGGTGACATCGTGACCCCTCCGTTGAATGGACGCATTCTGGACAGCATCACCCGGCGAGTTGTTCTTGAGGTCTGTTCAAAGCGAAACGACCTCAATCTTCGCGAGGAGCCGTTGACGCTCGATCAAGTCATATCTTTCCCGGAGGCCTTCTTGGCCTCGACAACACGCAATGTGCTGCCCGTGACGCGGGTTGATGATACGGTAATTGGAACGGGCTTGCCGGGTCCGGTAACAAGAAGAGTAATGGAAGCGGTTCAGGAATATCTTGAATCGTACTGA
- the secA gene encoding preprotein translocase subunit SecA gives MLGGIARKLFGSKNERDLRKLDPIVRTINELEQAMKGLSDDQMKAKTLEFKDRVANGEMLDDLLPEVFALVREASIRTLGMRHFDVQLIGGLVLHQGKIAEMKTGEGKTLAATLPVCLNALTGRGVHIVTVNDYLAQRDSEWMGAIYNFLGLSVGVIVHDLDDEQRRAAYNSDITYGTNNEFGFDYLRDNMKFSLADYVQRELHYAIVDEVDSILVDEARTPLIISGPTHENTDRYYKINRIIPGLHKDAHYTIDEKARSVVLTEEGVSRVEKALNVSNLYDPAQIETLHHVTQGLKAHTLFKKDVDYIVKDGQVIIVDEFTGRLMPGRRYSDGLHQALEAKEAVRIENENQTLATITFQNYFRMYDKLAGMTGTADTEAAEFKKIYNLEVVIIPTNLPMIRDDNSDLIYKTEAEKFDAAIEEIRDLYQRGQPALVGTISIEKSELLARRLKKLGIPHNVLNAKNHAGEAEIVAQAGRYKGVTISTNMAGRGTDIILGGNPVFLARSKSKKGEGTDEYKELLEQFKVQCEEEKKKVIEAGGLHILGTERHESRRIDNQLRGRSGRQGDPGSSRFYLSLEDDLMRIFGGERVKMLMERVGMEDGEPIEHRYTTKAIESAQKKVEAHNFDIRKHLLEFDDVMNKQREVIYSQRRFILGGNDLKEAVQDMIEDIAEDIVGRFTDERSHYEDWDVPALKEALWGQFGLKFNFDSLDPKEQTVEGLTEYVRERALEGYENKEREVTPEIMRELEKFIMLQAVDNQWKDHLLSMDHLKEGIGLRGYGQRDPLKEYQREGYETFLDMSNRIKEETVRNLFLVKIAGQEDLEELAPPKEQEMLLSHGGEGDGSKPRTVRRQVDKIGRNDPCPCGSGKKYKKCCGKAA, from the coding sequence ATGTTAGGTGGAATTGCGCGCAAACTGTTCGGTAGCAAGAATGAACGAGATCTCAGGAAGTTGGACCCGATTGTCCGGACCATAAATGAGTTGGAACAGGCCATGAAGGGGCTTTCCGATGACCAAATGAAAGCCAAGACGCTTGAGTTCAAAGATCGGGTCGCCAACGGCGAAATGCTGGACGACCTCCTTCCGGAGGTGTTCGCTCTGGTCAGGGAGGCTTCCATAAGAACGCTGGGTATGAGGCATTTCGACGTTCAGCTTATCGGCGGCCTGGTTCTGCACCAAGGGAAAATAGCGGAAATGAAAACCGGCGAGGGCAAAACCCTTGCTGCTACTCTGCCGGTCTGCCTCAACGCCCTAACCGGGCGGGGGGTCCACATCGTCACGGTCAACGATTACCTGGCTCAGCGCGACTCGGAATGGATGGGAGCGATCTATAACTTTCTGGGTCTGTCCGTAGGGGTCATTGTTCACGATCTGGACGATGAACAACGCCGCGCGGCATACAACTCGGATATCACGTACGGCACCAACAATGAGTTCGGGTTCGACTACCTTCGGGACAACATGAAGTTTTCCCTCGCGGATTACGTCCAGCGGGAACTGCATTACGCAATAGTGGACGAGGTTGACAGCATCTTGGTTGACGAGGCCAGGACCCCTCTTATTATTTCCGGTCCCACCCACGAGAATACAGATCGGTACTACAAGATTAACCGAATAATCCCCGGCTTGCACAAAGACGCTCATTACACCATAGACGAAAAGGCTCGTAGCGTAGTTCTCACCGAGGAAGGTGTTTCACGTGTGGAGAAGGCCTTAAACGTCTCCAACCTGTACGATCCTGCTCAGATTGAGACCCTCCACCATGTGACCCAGGGCCTCAAGGCCCACACCTTGTTTAAGAAGGATGTGGACTACATCGTAAAGGACGGGCAGGTCATCATCGTTGACGAGTTCACCGGCAGACTTATGCCCGGCCGCCGTTATTCTGACGGACTGCATCAGGCCCTGGAAGCCAAGGAGGCAGTCCGAATCGAAAACGAGAACCAAACGCTGGCAACCATTACGTTCCAGAACTACTTCCGCATGTACGACAAACTTGCCGGAATGACTGGCACGGCGGATACCGAGGCAGCGGAATTTAAGAAGATCTATAACCTGGAAGTAGTGATCATACCGACCAATCTGCCTATGATACGCGACGACAACTCGGACCTCATCTACAAGACGGAGGCCGAGAAGTTCGATGCCGCTATCGAGGAAATTCGGGACCTTTACCAGCGTGGCCAACCCGCACTGGTCGGGACCATCTCAATCGAGAAGTCCGAGCTGTTGGCCAGGCGTCTCAAGAAACTGGGCATTCCCCACAACGTGCTCAACGCCAAGAACCACGCGGGCGAAGCCGAAATAGTGGCCCAAGCCGGACGTTATAAAGGGGTTACAATTTCCACCAACATGGCCGGCCGAGGCACCGACATTATTCTTGGAGGCAATCCTGTCTTTCTTGCTCGATCCAAATCGAAGAAAGGCGAAGGCACCGACGAGTATAAGGAGCTTTTGGAGCAGTTCAAGGTCCAATGTGAAGAAGAAAAGAAAAAGGTCATAGAAGCCGGCGGACTCCACATCCTTGGAACAGAACGCCACGAGTCTCGGAGGATTGACAACCAGCTCCGAGGCCGCTCCGGACGTCAGGGCGACCCCGGGTCCAGCAGGTTCTACCTCAGCCTGGAAGACGACTTGATGCGCATTTTCGGCGGCGAAAGGGTGAAAATGCTAATGGAACGAGTCGGGATGGAAGACGGAGAGCCCATTGAACACCGGTATACCACCAAGGCTATCGAAAGCGCTCAAAAGAAGGTAGAGGCGCACAACTTCGACATCAGGAAGCATTTGCTGGAATTCGACGACGTGATGAACAAGCAGAGAGAAGTTATTTACTCGCAACGCCGCTTCATTCTCGGTGGAAATGATCTCAAAGAAGCTGTTCAAGATATGATCGAGGACATCGCTGAGGACATAGTCGGCCGTTTCACCGACGAACGTTCCCATTATGAAGATTGGGACGTTCCCGCCTTGAAGGAGGCCCTGTGGGGGCAATTCGGGCTGAAGTTCAACTTTGATTCGTTAGATCCCAAAGAACAAACCGTGGAGGGCCTTACGGAATATGTCCGTGAGCGAGCATTAGAAGGTTACGAGAACAAGGAGCGAGAAGTCACTCCTGAAATTATGCGGGAACTGGAAAAGTTCATTATGCTCCAGGCCGTAGACAACCAGTGGAAAGACCATCTGCTGAGCATGGACCACCTGAAGGAAGGGATAGGCCTTAGAGGCTACGGCCAAAGAGACCCCCTGAAGGAGTACCAGAGAGAAGGCTATGAGACTTTCCTTGACATGAGTAACCGCATTAAGGAGGAAACCGTTCGAAACCTTTTCCTTGTTAAGATCGCAGGCCAGGAGGACCTTGAAGAGTTGGCGCCCCCCAAAGAACAGGAAATGCTCCTCTCCCACGGCGGAGAGGGAGACGGCTCCAAACCTCGCACCGTACGCCGCCAGGTCGACAAGATAGGACGGAATGATCCTTGTCCCTGCGGCTCCGGGAAAAAATACAAGAAATGTTGCGGAAAGGCCGCGTAA
- a CDS encoding pyridoxal phosphate-dependent aminotransferase, with protein MPVSEKIADFAQRSSWIRKMFEEGARLKQEHGAQNVFDFSLGNPNVDPPDKVKESIVNAAQDPSPGLHAYMPNAGFPHVRAAVAQKISEDEGVEINENFIVMTVGAGGALNVCLKTILNPGDEVIVPKPFFVEYVFYVDNHGGKAVPVPTRDDFSLDLGEIEKAINSKTAAVLINSPNNPTGKVYSEQEILGLGDLLDRKSKEFGRAIVLISDEPYRGITYDNLTVPSILKTYANSIVATSFSKDLSLPGERLGYIAVNPGMDNAQATMDGLVLCNRILGFVNAPALIQRAVKSVLREKVDISIYKRRRDRLYGALTGFGYECVKPEGAFYLFPKAPIADDVEFVASLQKKLILTVPGTGFGGPGYFRIAYCVSDETIEGSLKGFQEAITEARS; from the coding sequence ATGCCGGTATCTGAAAAGATTGCAGACTTCGCACAAAGGTCGTCGTGGATCAGGAAGATGTTCGAGGAAGGGGCTCGACTCAAACAGGAGCACGGGGCACAGAATGTCTTCGACTTCAGCCTTGGCAATCCGAATGTGGACCCACCCGATAAGGTCAAAGAATCCATCGTCAATGCTGCGCAAGATCCCTCACCCGGCTTGCACGCATATATGCCGAATGCCGGCTTCCCCCACGTTAGAGCTGCCGTTGCTCAAAAGATCAGCGAAGACGAAGGGGTGGAAATTAACGAGAACTTCATCGTCATGACCGTGGGCGCGGGCGGGGCCCTGAACGTATGTCTAAAGACAATCCTGAACCCCGGCGATGAGGTCATAGTCCCCAAGCCTTTCTTCGTGGAATACGTATTCTATGTCGACAACCATGGCGGCAAGGCGGTACCGGTCCCAACGCGAGACGATTTCTCACTGGATCTTGGCGAGATTGAAAAAGCAATCAATTCCAAAACCGCTGCTGTACTGATCAATTCTCCCAACAATCCCACTGGAAAAGTATATTCGGAACAGGAAATTCTGGGGCTAGGCGACCTTCTGGACCGAAAGAGCAAAGAGTTCGGACGAGCGATAGTACTCATTTCCGACGAACCGTACAGAGGGATAACTTACGACAATCTGACCGTCCCGAGCATTCTGAAGACTTACGCCAACAGCATAGTCGCCACTTCGTTTTCGAAGGATCTGTCTTTGCCGGGGGAACGGCTCGGATATATAGCCGTGAACCCCGGAATGGACAACGCACAAGCGACCATGGACGGTCTTGTTCTATGCAACCGGATTCTCGGGTTTGTTAACGCGCCGGCGCTGATTCAGCGTGCCGTAAAAAGCGTGCTGCGGGAGAAAGTGGACATATCGATCTACAAACGTAGGAGGGACAGACTGTACGGGGCCTTGACCGGGTTTGGCTACGAATGCGTCAAGCCGGAGGGGGCATTTTACCTTTTTCCCAAAGCGCCTATCGCAGATGACGTGGAATTTGTAGCCAGTTTGCAGAAGAAACTCATACTGACTGTGCCCGGCACAGGATTCGGCGGCCCCGGTTATTTTCGTATAGCCTATTGCGTGTCGGACGAGACGATAGAGGGATCTCTGAAAGGTTTCCAGGAGGCAATTACGGAAGCGCGATCCTGA
- a CDS encoding tetratricopeptide repeat protein: MSRKLIDWLGITIILAVVPLYSSTHSLAADDFEMGLTAAKAGQLDQAVSLWTRFIERSPKSYSAYVNRGSAYMRSGYVFRAVMDWHEARKLSPLFAFGVYGRDYIAQASGDTAMLNYASPLELDPEHIASVAMMGIAYLELGQKAKAVELYRKSVDLTKNPLLKTHLEHWADAIESSAKE, encoded by the coding sequence ATGTCTCGCAAATTAATTGATTGGCTCGGTATCACAATAATACTCGCTGTGGTCCCTCTTTATTCGTCAACCCACTCACTCGCTGCCGACGATTTTGAGATGGGGCTGACCGCAGCCAAAGCCGGACAACTGGATCAAGCGGTTAGCCTATGGACCCGTTTCATCGAAAGGAGCCCCAAGTCCTACTCTGCGTACGTCAACCGCGGCAGCGCCTACATGAGGAGCGGATATGTATTCCGAGCGGTAATGGACTGGCACGAGGCCCGGAAATTGTCGCCTTTGTTCGCCTTCGGGGTGTACGGCCGCGACTACATCGCTCAAGCCTCGGGCGACACGGCCATGTTGAATTATGCCAGTCCTCTCGAGTTGGACCCCGAGCACATAGCGTCGGTCGCCATGATGGGTATCGCATATCTGGAGCTTGGTCAAAAGGCCAAGGCAGTGGAGTTATACCGCAAGTCCGTCGACCTCACTAAAAATCCCCTTCTGAAGACCCATCTGGAGCACTGGGCTGACGCGATTGAGTCTTCAGCGAAAGAATAA
- a CDS encoding type II toxin-antitoxin system PemK/MazF family toxin gives MVLSPQAYNARVGLALFCPVTNQIKGYPFEVLIPEGLALTGAILADQIKSLDWRARNAQTVCILPPETISEILQKVATLLSGD, from the coding sequence GTGGTGCTTTCGCCCCAAGCCTACAATGCTAGAGTCGGGCTTGCTCTTTTTTGCCCTGTCACGAATCAAATCAAAGGTTATCCCTTTGAGGTTCTTATTCCTGAAGGACTAGCGTTGACTGGCGCAATCCTGGCCGACCAAATCAAGAGTTTGGATTGGCGGGCCAGAAACGCACAGACGGTATGCATTCTGCCTCCGGAGACGATTTCCGAAATCCTTCAAAAGGTCGCGACGTTGTTGTCGGGGGACTAA
- a CDS encoding ferredoxin family protein — MKGRIEIDKERCKGCGLCIVVCPKKNIEISDKLNLKGYYPARSPKESDKKSKQECIGCALCAITCPDVAIEVYREVKDKDKDKDKDKSKHHADHKKEKKAKKAKKS, encoded by the coding sequence GTGAAAGGCCGAATCGAGATCGACAAAGAGAGGTGCAAAGGCTGCGGCCTGTGCATCGTTGTCTGCCCCAAGAAAAACATCGAGATTTCCGATAAGCTGAACCTCAAAGGGTACTATCCAGCCCGATCGCCGAAAGAGTCCGACAAAAAAAGCAAGCAAGAATGCATCGGTTGCGCGCTTTGTGCGATCACCTGTCCGGATGTCGCCATCGAGGTTTATCGCGAGGTGAAAGACAAAGACAAGGATAAGGATAAAGATAAATCAAAGCACCACGCGGATCACAAGAAGGAAAAGAAAGCCAAGAAAGCGAAGAAGTCGTAA
- the vorB gene encoding 3-methyl-2-oxobutanoate dehydrogenase subunit VorB, giving the protein MSGKVLMRGTHVLGEAAIRSGCRAYFGYPITPQNELPEYMAAAFAKMDDAVFVQAESELASINMVMGASIAGARVMTSSSSPGISLKQEGISYLAGMELPAVIVNMMRGGPGLGNIAPAQGDYFQATKGGGHGDYRLIVFAPAYGQEIADMTRAAFDMADKYRNPVMILGDGMMGQMMEPVVFPEPVDPAALPKKEWVLDGAKGRPSRIIRSLWLDTALEEELNWRLVRKYERITEEIPDQEIYMCDDAELIIVAYGTAARVAKGGVHRAREMGLKVGLYRPKTLWPFPSGPLARLSRTLEHIVVFEMSTGQMVEDVRLAVEGRCNVSFYGRPGGSVATPEEIARVLSSTYHRMGSRNHKGSEAHAVRDLSRRAAG; this is encoded by the coding sequence ATGTCAGGCAAAGTACTCATGCGGGGGACGCATGTGCTGGGAGAAGCCGCAATCCGATCCGGCTGTCGGGCCTATTTCGGCTATCCCATTACCCCTCAGAATGAACTTCCGGAATATATGGCCGCTGCTTTCGCTAAGATGGACGACGCCGTGTTCGTTCAGGCGGAGAGCGAGTTGGCTTCGATTAACATGGTGATGGGGGCCAGCATCGCAGGAGCAAGGGTGATGACCTCGTCATCCAGCCCTGGAATAAGCCTGAAGCAGGAAGGGATCTCCTATCTGGCAGGCATGGAACTGCCCGCGGTCATCGTGAACATGATGCGTGGCGGCCCCGGATTGGGTAACATCGCACCCGCACAGGGTGACTATTTTCAGGCCACCAAGGGAGGCGGCCACGGTGATTACCGGTTGATAGTGTTTGCTCCTGCATATGGCCAGGAAATTGCCGACATGACCCGCGCTGCCTTTGACATGGCGGACAAGTACCGCAATCCGGTGATGATACTTGGCGACGGGATGATGGGCCAGATGATGGAGCCGGTAGTTTTTCCGGAGCCCGTAGATCCGGCTGCTCTGCCAAAAAAGGAGTGGGTCCTGGACGGGGCGAAAGGCAGGCCTAGCCGAATCATCCGTTCCCTGTGGCTTGATACGGCGCTGGAAGAAGAGCTGAACTGGCGTTTGGTCAGGAAATACGAAAGAATTACCGAGGAGATCCCCGACCAGGAGATCTATATGTGCGATGATGCCGAACTGATCATCGTAGCGTATGGCACAGCGGCTCGTGTAGCCAAGGGCGGTGTTCATCGCGCACGGGAAATGGGCCTGAAGGTCGGACTTTACAGACCCAAGACACTCTGGCCTTTTCCGTCCGGACCTCTTGCCAGACTCAGTCGAACCCTTGAACACATAGTGGTTTTTGAAATGAGTACGGGCCAAATGGTGGAAGACGTGCGCCTGGCTGTTGAAGGCAGATGTAACGTGTCGTTTTATGGCCGGCCGGGTGGATCGGTTGCCACCCCGGAGGAGATCGCAAGGGTCCTTTCAAGCACGTACCATCGAATGGGCTCCCGGAATCACAAGGGGAGTGAGGCGCACGCAGTTCGAGACCTTTCTCGAAGGGCCGCCGGTTAA
- a CDS encoding 2-oxoglutarate oxidoreductase, translating into MKKIFSRPESLKDAPFHYCPGCGHSIIHRLVAEVIDELGIREQTVGVPPAGCAVLAYNYFDVDMAEAPHGRAAAVATGIKRILPDRVVFTYQGDGDIAAIGTAETIHAANRGERITAIFVNNAVYGMTGGQMAPTTVLGQVTTTSPGGRVPLRDGHPLDLSEMLGVAAGSVYIERTTVSNPKGIMRTKKAIKKAFMAQLENRGFALVEILSPCPTNWKMTPEQATKWVDETMTKFFPLKVIKDVA; encoded by the coding sequence GTGAAAAAGATCTTTTCCAGACCTGAATCCCTCAAAGACGCACCATTTCATTACTGCCCCGGCTGCGGCCACAGTATCATTCATAGGCTGGTTGCCGAGGTCATAGATGAGCTGGGTATCAGGGAGCAGACTGTCGGTGTCCCACCGGCCGGGTGCGCGGTGCTTGCGTATAACTATTTTGATGTCGACATGGCGGAGGCGCCGCACGGTCGAGCAGCCGCGGTTGCAACAGGAATAAAAAGGATTCTCCCTGATAGAGTGGTCTTCACGTACCAGGGAGACGGCGACATTGCGGCTATAGGCACAGCCGAGACGATACACGCGGCCAACAGAGGGGAGAGAATAACCGCTATTTTCGTCAATAACGCGGTTTACGGGATGACCGGCGGACAAATGGCCCCCACCACCGTGCTTGGCCAGGTCACCACGACTTCTCCGGGCGGGAGAGTTCCCCTGAGAGACGGCCATCCCCTGGATCTGAGCGAAATGCTCGGTGTGGCTGCCGGGAGCGTGTACATAGAAAGGACCACCGTTTCCAATCCCAAAGGAATCATGCGCACCAAGAAAGCCATAAAGAAGGCTTTCATGGCCCAGCTTGAAAACCGCGGGTTCGCCCTGGTTGAGATCCTCTCGCCTTGCCCGACCAACTGGAAAATGACCCCTGAACAGGCTACCAAGTGGGTCGACGAAACCATGACCAAGTTTTTCCCTTTAAAGGTGATTAAGGATGTTGCTTAA
- a CDS encoding 2-oxoacid:acceptor oxidoreductase family protein, translating into MLLKIVFSGFGGQGVLMMGYVLAVAGMQEDKHVTFLPAYGAEVRGGTANCTVVISDEEIASPIASSPEYVVAMNYPSMMKYQNMVKSGGTMFLNSDLISEVPARSDLKVVNVPANTLAHDMGNDRVLNMIMLGAVARVTGIVSDKALAQAVETVLEGKKRSLIDFNQKALSKGSRFMSPKK; encoded by the coding sequence ATGTTGCTTAAAATAGTTTTCTCTGGCTTCGGCGGCCAGGGAGTTCTGATGATGGGTTATGTTCTGGCTGTTGCCGGAATGCAGGAGGATAAGCACGTCACCTTTCTCCCCGCGTATGGCGCTGAAGTCCGGGGAGGAACCGCCAATTGCACGGTCGTCATTTCGGATGAGGAAATAGCATCGCCTATTGCATCTTCTCCGGAGTATGTGGTCGCGATGAACTACCCGTCCATGATGAAGTATCAGAACATGGTCAAAAGCGGCGGAACGATGTTTCTAAACAGCGATTTGATTTCTGAAGTTCCGGCCAGGTCGGATCTGAAAGTGGTCAACGTGCCTGCCAATACCCTCGCTCACGACATGGGGAACGATAGGGTATTGAATATGATCATGTTGGGTGCGGTGGCCAGGGTGACGGGCATCGTCTCCGATAAGGCCCTTGCCCAGGCAGTGGAGACCGTGTTGGAGGGCAAGAAGCGATCGCTTATCGATTTCAACCAAAAAGCCTTGTCAAAGGGCTCTCGTTTCATGTCACCCAAAAAATGA
- a CDS encoding ACT domain-containing protein, with protein sequence MKTVQEVSVKLENKPGKLSEVSDLLAANGINILGLTVRTDRTTGKLNLVATDPARVVNILESAGYSTKTQDILAAEVPHHPGGLNAVLKPLKLAGVNVEYLYTCISCHGAGDAHIVLLAVDNVSAAYDALSKEWIKLYGEELYDF encoded by the coding sequence ATGAAAACCGTTCAAGAGGTCTCGGTAAAGCTGGAAAACAAGCCTGGCAAACTCTCGGAGGTAAGCGACCTCCTGGCGGCCAATGGCATTAACATTCTAGGGTTGACTGTAAGAACTGACCGCACCACCGGAAAGCTCAACTTAGTAGCAACAGACCCTGCCCGTGTGGTCAATATACTGGAGAGCGCAGGGTATTCCACCAAAACTCAGGACATTCTCGCGGCTGAAGTCCCGCATCATCCGGGGGGATTGAACGCAGTCTTGAAGCCTCTCAAGCTCGCCGGAGTCAACGTCGAGTATCTGTATACGTGCATAAGCTGCCACGGCGCGGGTGACGCACATATAGTCCTCCTGGCGGTCGACAACGTTTCCGCTGCCTATGATGCCCTCTCGAAGGAATGGATCAAGCTATACGGCGAAGAGCTTTACGATTTTTGA
- a CDS encoding amino acid racemase — protein MPKHVGIVACSAEGAALCYRTLCAEAPAIMGEHMHPEVSMHTHPLGEYMKHIRPGNWEGVAELMLSSVRKLAQIGAQFAICPDNTIHEAFDIVVSKSPIPWLHIAECVAKEAKRQGFTKLAVLGTKYLMTGPVYPLALENHGLAYQIPEEYDREAIDTIIFNELVNGLFHEKSRLYFNSVIQKIKDQGCDAVVLGCTEIPLLIDPNDCPLSTLDSTRLLAKAALEEALNDE, from the coding sequence ATGCCGAAACATGTGGGAATAGTCGCTTGCAGCGCGGAGGGAGCGGCTCTCTGCTATCGGACGTTGTGCGCGGAAGCCCCCGCAATCATGGGTGAACACATGCACCCGGAAGTTTCTATGCACACTCATCCGTTGGGCGAGTATATGAAGCACATTCGGCCGGGCAATTGGGAAGGCGTGGCCGAATTGATGCTATCGTCCGTGCGGAAACTGGCTCAAATCGGAGCACAATTCGCGATCTGTCCTGACAACACGATTCACGAGGCATTCGACATCGTGGTGTCAAAATCCCCGATACCTTGGCTTCACATAGCGGAGTGCGTGGCAAAGGAGGCGAAAAGGCAGGGATTCACGAAGCTCGCGGTCCTGGGAACCAAATACCTAATGACCGGCCCGGTGTATCCTCTGGCCCTCGAGAATCATGGACTTGCTTACCAGATCCCGGAGGAATACGACCGAGAAGCCATTGACACAATTATTTTCAACGAGCTTGTCAACGGCCTGTTTCACGAGAAATCCCGCCTGTATTTCAATTCGGTCATTCAAAAGATCAAAGATCAAGGATGCGATGCCGTGGTCTTGGGATGCACCGAAATTCCATTGCTGATCGATCCCAACGACTGCCCGTTGTCGACGCTCGATTCCACGCGCTTACTTGCAAAGGCCGCTTTAGAAGAGGCATTGAATGACGAGTGA
- a CDS encoding HNH endonuclease, with protein sequence MPFTPNVKQKALVKSGRRCCVCHVFAGREAEVHHIVPESESGPSTLDNAIVLCQRCHGEAGHYNAQHPLGNKYSRDELRKHRDLWWNACERVSEISFPEDPICIRPGRIALFDSGRQRHGEFVVSNRTNDPYWQVWIHFSLQPSTVDIAHLDIGITEGSPHETRAKRVGDLSLDSLHLITHDDAGRKLRFFMIDRLRPAQYIYFIARLPPTTGFCGSLELCLDLWTFGTTPLMLGFKDGHRVLDLQFPLPLKGEFRIWCCGSYPIQE encoded by the coding sequence ATGCCATTTACCCCCAACGTCAAGCAGAAAGCCCTGGTCAAATCAGGGAGGCGTTGTTGTGTCTGCCATGTTTTTGCAGGTCGAGAAGCCGAGGTTCATCATATCGTACCTGAATCCGAGAGTGGCCCCAGCACCTTGGACAACGCCATTGTTCTTTGTCAGAGATGCCATGGTGAGGCAGGGCACTATAATGCGCAGCACCCGCTAGGGAATAAGTACAGCAGAGATGAATTAAGAAAACATAGAGATCTGTGGTGGAATGCTTGTGAACGTGTTTCCGAGATTTCTTTCCCAGAAGATCCAATATGTATTAGGCCAGGTAGAATAGCCTTGTTTGATTCTGGTCGGCAAAGACACGGGGAGTTTGTAGTTTCCAACCGTACCAATGACCCATATTGGCAGGTGTGGATTCACTTTTCACTGCAGCCCTCGACTGTCGACATTGCGCACCTGGACATTGGCATCACTGAAGGAAGCCCTCACGAGACCAGAGCCAAGCGTGTGGGCGATTTATCGCTGGATTCTCTCCACCTAATAACTCACGACGACGCAGGTCGGAAGTTAAGGTTCTTTATGATTGACCGTCTACGTCCAGCTCAGTACATCTATTTTATCGCAAGATTGCCACCGACCACTGGATTTTGTGGATCGCTCGAGTTGTGCCTAGACCTGTGGACTTTTGGTACCACTCCGTTAATGTTAGGTTTCAAGGACGGTCACCGAGTTCTTGACCTGCAGTTTCCATTACCGCTTAAAGGTGAGTTTCGGATTTGGTGTTGTGGCAGCTATCCGATCCAAGAATGA